The Amycolatopsis japonica nucleotide sequence GCCGGTCACGAACAGCGTGTACGCGACGTCGGAGAACGTGCCGCCGAGATGTTCGCCCGCCAGGTTGAACAGCAGATCCGGCCCCTGGGCGGCCGCGGTCGTCACGATGACGTCCGGCCCGGCGCCCACGGCCAGCGCGAGCGACGAGACGACGTAGAGCACCGCGGTGAGCGCGATCGCGGCGAACGTCGCCCGGCCGACCGTGCGGCTGGGTTCCCGGGTCTCCTCGCCGTAGGTCGCCGCGCCCTCGAAGCCGATGAACGCGGCCGCGGAGAACGCGAACACCGCGCCCACCCCGGTGGTGAACAGGCTCGACGGTTCCAGCGGGACCAGGGAAACGCTGCCACCGGCCGGATTCGAGAACAACGCGATGTCGACGATCGCGACGACGGCCACCTCGAGGCACAGCGCCACCCCGAGCACCTTGGCGTTGAGATCGACCCGCAGGACGCCGAGCGCGCCGACGAGAAGCACCATCACCAGCGCGCACAACCACCACGGCGGCGGGGATCCGGTGAGTGTGCCCAGCCAGGTCGACACCGACCAGCCGAACAGGCCGTAGATGCTGATCTGGATGGCGTTGTAGGAGATCAGCGTGACGAACGCGATCCCGGCGCCGGTGGATTTGCCGACCCCGTTGGCGACGTACGGGTAGAAGGCGCCCGCGTTGGTGATGTAGCGGCTCATCGCCGCGTACCCGACCGCGAACAGGCCCAGGATCGGGGCGAGCAGAAGGAACGACAACGGCACCCCGATGCTGCCGGTGACCGCGTAGTTCGTCGGGACCCCGCCCGCGATGGCGAAGAGCGGACCCGCCGCGGCCACCACGAAGAACACGATCTGGGCGGCCCCGAGCCGCCGATGACCGAGACCGCGCCGCGGTCTTTGCGTACCCATGGACCCGTCCCCCCGGACGTCGGTTTGGCGGTGTGTGGACGTTCTTGATCTTGCGAAGCCATCCCACCCTAGGGCCGAGCCCCCCGGCGAGGTACGTCCGTTCAGGCTAAAAACGGACCTCGGGTCGCAGTGGTGCACGCACTACCGCTACTTTGGCCGTCCCGCACCACAACGCCGGAGGGCGTGCCATTCATGCGTCGGCTGACCTTGGTCGATTCCCTGTTCTTTCTCGCCCACGACGAGTTCACCGGAAAACCCGCGCTGCGCCGCACGGGACTCGGCATCGGAATGGCCGGTTCCGCGCTCTGCGATCTCCTCCTCGCCGAGCGGATCACCGTGGAACGCAAGCGAATCCGCCCGCTGTCACGACGCGGCCTCGCCCATCCCCCGCTCGACGGGGTGTTCTCGGAAATCCTCCGCGAACGCGAACGGCACACCGTCCGGGAATGGGTCACCCATCTCCGGCACGACCTCGGGGAAACGGTCGCGGACAATCTGCTCGCCGCCGGCGTGATCGACCGCGAGACCGACCGGATGCTCATCCGGAAGAATCACCGGTACCCGCCGCGGGATCTGCTGATGTCGACGGCGGCGCGCAGCAAGGTGCGGGCGGCCGTCCTCGGCACCGAACAGCCGGATCCGCATTCGGTCTGCCTGGCCCTGCTGGCCTGGACCATCGGGCTCGACGACTTCTGCGAACCGGAACTCGACCGGGCGGGCCTGCGCGCCTGGGCCGAGTCCACCCATCGGGACCTTCCGAAGGCGCTGGCCGAACTGATCTCGGGGGTCGACGCGGTGTGCGCCGCCGTCGTCTACACCGGCGACCGCCGGTAACGAAAATCTTCGACCGGCTCTCCCCCTTGCCGGAAACTGTCACCCGTGGTTATCGTGTGCCCACGCCGCAGCAACACCTGATGAGAAAATGACAATTCTCTGCGGAAAGGGACTCCTTTCATGAGTGACACCCTGCGGCCCGCGATGCGTCGTGCTCTCGGCGCGGTCTCCGTTCTCGCCCTCGCCGTTTCCGGCCCCG carries:
- a CDS encoding GOLPH3/VPS74 family protein, producing the protein MRRLTLVDSLFFLAHDEFTGKPALRRTGLGIGMAGSALCDLLLAERITVERKRIRPLSRRGLAHPPLDGVFSEILRERERHTVREWVTHLRHDLGETVADNLLAAGVIDRETDRMLIRKNHRYPPRDLLMSTAARSKVRAAVLGTEQPDPHSVCLALLAWTIGLDDFCEPELDRAGLRAWAESTHRDLPKALAELISGVDAVCAAVVYTGDRR
- a CDS encoding APC family permease, translated to MGTQRPRRGLGHRRLGAAQIVFFVVAAAGPLFAIAGGVPTNYAVTGSIGVPLSFLLLAPILGLFAVGYAAMSRYITNAGAFYPYVANGVGKSTGAGIAFVTLISYNAIQISIYGLFGWSVSTWLGTLTGSPPPWWLCALVMVLLVGALGVLRVDLNAKVLGVALCLEVAVVAIVDIALFSNPAGGSVSLVPLEPSSLFTTGVGAVFAFSAAAFIGFEGAATYGEETREPSRTVGRATFAAIALTAVLYVVSSLALAVGAGPDVIVTTAAAQGPDLLFNLAGEHLGGTFSDVAYTLFVTGQCAALLSFHNAVARYFFALGREGLLPRSLAKTSKRTGAPVAGSLTQTALALVVVSLFAIAGRDPVTELFTWLGTTASTGVVVIMIAVSLSVIGFFKRRRHAENAWRRWIAPSLAILALSAVLALILLNFDLLLGPAGTFLLRWGLPGLVLVAALVGFLRAEVLRTRDPETYAAIGGPLEEDEEPVKLRTGR